A genomic region of Stenotrophomonas sp. NA06056 contains the following coding sequences:
- the argC gene encoding N-acetyl-gamma-glutamyl-phosphate reductase — protein MNDSTFTLGIVGARGHTGAELIKLVAAHPRLKLAFVSSRERAGQRLSDHHPEFQGDLQYENLDADAVAAKGVDAVILALPNGLAAPFVAALETAKPDTVIVDLSADYRFDSSWYYGLPELTRGRYNGQKHISNPGCYATAMQLAVHPLQDLLAGPPQCFGVSGYSGAGTSPSDKNNVELLADNLMPYALTNHVHEREVSVQLGVAVEFMPHVAPHFRGITLTANLWLNRVQTREQIVERFQQAYAGEALIEVVDDAPWVSRIAGRHGAQVGGFTLAPGGKRVVVVATLDNLLKGAATQAMQNLNLALGIDELTSIPH, from the coding sequence ATGAACGATTCGACTTTCACCCTGGGCATCGTCGGTGCCCGCGGCCATACCGGCGCCGAGCTGATCAAGCTGGTGGCCGCCCATCCGCGGCTGAAACTGGCCTTCGTCTCTTCGCGTGAGCGCGCCGGGCAGCGCCTGTCCGATCACCATCCGGAATTCCAGGGTGACCTGCAGTACGAGAACCTGGACGCCGACGCAGTGGCCGCCAAGGGCGTGGATGCGGTGATCCTGGCCCTGCCCAATGGCCTGGCCGCACCGTTCGTGGCCGCGCTTGAAACCGCGAAACCGGACACTGTCATCGTCGACCTCTCGGCCGACTACCGTTTCGACAGCAGCTGGTACTACGGCCTGCCGGAACTGACCCGTGGCCGCTACAACGGCCAGAAGCACATCAGCAACCCGGGCTGCTATGCCACCGCGATGCAGCTGGCGGTGCATCCGCTGCAGGACCTGCTGGCCGGTCCGCCGCAGTGCTTCGGCGTGTCCGGCTACTCCGGTGCCGGCACCTCGCCGTCGGACAAGAACAACGTCGAGCTGCTGGCCGACAACCTGATGCCGTACGCGCTGACCAACCACGTGCACGAACGCGAGGTGTCCGTACAGCTGGGCGTGGCGGTTGAATTCATGCCGCACGTCGCGCCGCATTTCCGTGGCATTACGCTCACCGCCAACCTGTGGCTGAACCGCGTGCAGACCCGCGAGCAGATCGTCGAGCGTTTCCAGCAGGCCTATGCCGGTGAAGCGCTCATCGAGGTCGTGGACGACGCGCCGTGGGTAAGCCGTATCGCCGGCCGCCATGGCGCCCAGGTCGGTGGCTTCACGCTGGCCCCGGGCGGCAAGCGGGTGGTGGTGGTGGCGACCCTGGACAACCTGCTCAAGGGCGCGGCCACCCAGGCCATGCAGAACCTCAATCTCGCGCTGGGTATCGACGAACTGACGTCGATCCCGCACTGA
- a CDS encoding acetylornithine deacetylase: MLEQTLDHLQALVSFDTRNPPRAITTGGIFDYLRDNLPGFNVEVIDHGAGAVSLYAVRGTPKYLFNVHLDTVPDSPHWSADPHVMRRLDDRVVGLGVCDIKGAAAALVAAANASDGDAAFLFSSDEEANDPRCIAAFLARGIKYEAVLVAEPTMSEAVLAHRGISSVLMQFAGRAGHASGKQDAAASALHQAMRWGNRALDHVESLASARFGGLTGLRFNIGRVEGGIKANMIAPAAEVRFGFRPLPSMDIDALLATFAGFAEPAAAVFTETFRGPSLPAGDIAEAENRRLLARDVADALDIPIGNAVDFWTEASLFSAAGYTTMVFGPGDIAQAHTADEFVTLEQLQRYADAVHRIIAAGA, translated from the coding sequence ATGCTTGAACAGACGCTCGATCACCTGCAGGCGCTGGTGTCCTTCGACACCCGCAACCCGCCGCGTGCGATCACCACCGGTGGCATCTTCGATTACCTGCGCGACAACCTGCCCGGGTTCAATGTCGAGGTGATCGACCACGGTGCCGGTGCGGTCAGCCTGTATGCCGTGCGCGGTACGCCGAAGTACCTGTTCAACGTGCACCTGGATACCGTGCCGGATTCGCCGCACTGGAGTGCCGACCCGCACGTGATGCGCCGCCTGGACGACCGCGTGGTCGGCCTCGGTGTATGTGACATCAAGGGCGCGGCCGCAGCACTGGTGGCGGCCGCCAACGCCAGTGATGGTGATGCCGCGTTCCTGTTCTCCAGCGACGAGGAAGCCAACGATCCGCGCTGCATCGCCGCGTTCCTGGCCCGGGGTATCAAGTACGAAGCCGTGCTGGTGGCCGAACCGACCATGAGCGAGGCAGTGCTGGCGCATCGAGGCATCAGCTCGGTGCTGATGCAGTTCGCCGGCCGCGCCGGCCATGCCTCGGGCAAGCAGGATGCCGCCGCCAGTGCGCTGCACCAGGCGATGCGCTGGGGCAACCGTGCGCTGGACCATGTGGAATCGCTGGCCTCGGCCCGCTTCGGTGGACTGACCGGCCTGCGCTTCAACATCGGGCGCGTTGAAGGTGGCATCAAGGCCAACATGATCGCGCCGGCGGCGGAAGTGCGCTTTGGTTTCCGGCCGCTGCCGTCGATGGATATCGATGCGCTGCTGGCGACCTTTGCCGGCTTCGCTGAACCCGCAGCGGCAGTGTTCACCGAAACCTTCCGTGGCCCGAGCCTGCCTGCCGGCGATATCGCCGAAGCTGAGAACCGCCGCCTGCTGGCGCGCGACGTGGCCGACGCGCTGGATATTCCGATCGGCAACGCGGTGGACTTCTGGACCGAGGCGTCGCTGTTCTCGGCCGCTGGCTACACCACGATGGTGTTCGGACCGGGTGACATCGCCCAGGCCCATACCGCCGACGAGTTCGTGACGCTGGAGCAGCTGCAGCGCTACGCCGACGCCGTACATCGGATCATCGCCGCCGGCGCCTGA
- a CDS encoding N-acetylornithine carbamoyltransferase: MSPKHFLNTQDWSRSELDALLTQAALFKRNKLGDQLKGKSIALVFFNPSMRTRTSFELGAFQLGAHAVVLQPGKDAWPIEFNLGTVMDGDTEEHIAEVAKVLGRYCDIIAVRAFPKFVDWAYDRQDVVLESFARYSPVPVINMETITHPCQELAHVMALQEHFGTQDLRGKKYVLTWTYHPKPLNTAVANSALTIATRMGMDVTLLCPTADYILDERYMGWAEQNVAESGGSLKISHDIDSAYAGADVVYAKSWGALPFFGNWEPEKPIRDQFKHFIVDERKMALTNNGVFSHCLPLRRNVKATDGVMDSPQCIAINEAENRLHVQKAIMAAVAGR, translated from the coding sequence ATGTCCCCCAAGCACTTCCTGAACACCCAGGACTGGAGCCGCAGCGAACTTGACGCGCTGCTGACCCAGGCGGCGCTGTTCAAGCGCAACAAGCTCGGCGACCAGCTCAAGGGCAAGTCGATCGCGCTGGTGTTCTTCAATCCGTCCATGCGTACCCGCACCAGTTTCGAACTGGGCGCGTTCCAGCTCGGTGCCCACGCGGTGGTGCTGCAGCCGGGCAAGGATGCCTGGCCGATCGAGTTCAACCTCGGCACGGTGATGGACGGCGATACCGAAGAGCACATCGCTGAAGTGGCCAAGGTGCTTGGCCGTTACTGCGACATCATCGCCGTACGCGCATTCCCGAAGTTCGTCGACTGGGCCTACGACCGCCAGGATGTCGTGCTCGAGAGTTTCGCCAGGTACTCGCCAGTGCCGGTGATCAACATGGAAACCATCACCCATCCGTGCCAGGAGCTGGCGCACGTGATGGCGCTGCAGGAGCATTTCGGTACCCAGGACCTGCGCGGCAAGAAGTACGTGCTGACCTGGACCTACCACCCCAAGCCGCTGAACACCGCCGTGGCCAACTCGGCGCTGACCATCGCCACCCGCATGGGCATGGATGTGACCCTGCTGTGCCCGACCGCCGACTACATCCTCGACGAGCGCTACATGGGCTGGGCCGAGCAGAACGTCGCCGAGAGCGGCGGTTCGCTGAAGATCAGCCATGACATCGACAGCGCCTATGCCGGTGCCGACGTGGTCTATGCCAAGAGCTGGGGCGCGCTGCCGTTCTTCGGCAACTGGGAGCCGGAAAAGCCGATCCGCGACCAGTTCAAGCACTTCATCGTCGACGAGCGGAAGATGGCGCTGACCAACAACGGTGTGTTTAGCCACTGCCTGCCGCTGCGCCGCAACGTAAAGGCGACCGACGGCGTGATGGATTCGCCGCAGTGCATCGCCATCAACGAGGCCGAGAATCGCCTGCATGTGCAGAAGGCGATCATGGCCGCTGTTGCCGGGCGCTGA
- a CDS encoding acetylglutamate kinase — MSPALQPHRQTRQTIVRLLSSMASAKEISQYLKRFSQLDAKRFAVVKVGGAVLRDDLDALTSSLSFLQEVGLTPIVLHGAGPQLDAELSAAGIEKQTVNGLRVTSPEALAIVRRVFQQSNLRLVEALQQNGARATSITGGVFEAEYLGLDTYGLVGEVKKVNLAPIEASLRAGSIPVITSLGETAGGQILNVNADFAANELVQELQPYKIIFLTGTGGLLDEEGSVIDSINLSTEYDHLIEQPWIHGGMKVKIEQIKSLLDRLPLESSVSITRPADLAKELFTHKGSGTLVRKGEKVLRATAWSELDLPRLKGLIESSFGRTLVPDYFEKTTLLRAYVSENYRTAVILTDEAEGVYLDKFAVLDDAQGEGLGRAVWNVMREETPQLFWRSRNGNPINHFYYAESDGCYKQGHWKVFWYGADGIDRIRTYVDHCAVRAPSLEG; from the coding sequence ATGTCTCCTGCCCTCCAGCCCCACCGCCAGACCCGTCAGACCATCGTGCGCCTGCTTTCGAGCATGGCCAGCGCGAAGGAGATCAGCCAGTACCTCAAGCGCTTTTCGCAGCTGGACGCCAAGCGCTTCGCCGTGGTCAAGGTCGGCGGCGCGGTGCTGCGCGACGATCTCGACGCGCTGACCTCCTCGCTGTCGTTCCTGCAGGAAGTCGGCCTGACCCCGATCGTGCTGCATGGCGCCGGTCCGCAGCTGGATGCGGAACTGTCGGCCGCCGGCATTGAAAAGCAGACGGTCAATGGCCTGCGGGTGACGTCGCCGGAAGCGCTGGCGATCGTGCGCCGGGTGTTCCAGCAGTCCAACCTGCGCTTGGTCGAAGCCCTGCAGCAGAACGGCGCGCGCGCCACCTCCATTACGGGCGGCGTGTTCGAGGCCGAGTACCTGGGCCTGGATACCTACGGCCTGGTCGGCGAAGTAAAGAAGGTCAACCTGGCGCCGATCGAAGCCAGCCTGCGTGCAGGCTCCATTCCGGTCATCACCAGCCTGGGCGAGACGGCGGGTGGCCAGATTCTCAACGTCAATGCCGACTTCGCCGCCAACGAACTGGTGCAGGAACTGCAGCCGTACAAGATCATCTTCCTGACCGGCACCGGTGGCCTGCTGGACGAAGAGGGCAGCGTGATCGATTCGATCAACCTGTCCACCGAGTACGACCACCTGATCGAGCAGCCGTGGATTCACGGCGGCATGAAGGTGAAGATCGAACAGATCAAGTCCCTGCTGGACCGGCTGCCGCTGGAATCGTCGGTGTCGATCACTCGGCCCGCCGACCTGGCCAAGGAACTGTTCACCCACAAGGGCTCGGGTACGCTGGTACGCAAGGGCGAGAAGGTGCTGCGTGCAACCGCCTGGAGCGAGTTGGACCTGCCGCGCCTGAAGGGCCTGATCGAATCCAGTTTCGGCCGCACGCTGGTGCCGGACTATTTCGAGAAGACCACGTTGCTGCGCGCTTACGTCAGTGAGAACTACCGCACGGCGGTGATCCTCACCGATGAGGCCGAGGGCGTGTACCTGGACAAGTTCGCCGTGCTCGACGACGCGCAGGGTGAAGGCCTGGGGCGCGCCGTCTGGAACGTGATGCGCGAAGAAACCCCGCAGCTGTTCTGGCGCTCGCGCAACGGCAACCCGATCAATCATTTCTACTACGCCGAGTCCGACGGCTGTTATAAGCAGGGCCATTGGAAGGTGTTCTGGTACGGCGCCGATGGCATCGACCGGATCAGGACGTATGTCGATCATTGCGCCGTGCGTGCGCCGAGCCTGGAGGGCTGA
- a CDS encoding GNAT family protein, with the protein MNHADWTRVPTLTGTHARLEPLQMSHIDGLRGALGDGALSRLWYTQVPDAKTMTGYVQAALQAQAEGKVLPFVVFDAHGQIVGTTRYYDLQADVPRLSIGYTWYDESVQRTGVNTETKLMLLSHAFERLECLSVVFETSWFNFTSRTAIARLGAKQDGVLRNHKRHADGTPRDTVIFSIIDAEWQGVKRHLQHRLDSHA; encoded by the coding sequence ATGAACCACGCAGACTGGACCCGGGTACCCACGCTGACCGGCACGCATGCGCGGCTGGAGCCGCTGCAGATGAGCCATATCGATGGCCTGCGCGGTGCGTTGGGCGACGGCGCGCTGTCCCGGCTCTGGTACACCCAGGTACCCGATGCGAAGACCATGACCGGCTATGTGCAGGCCGCCCTGCAGGCGCAGGCCGAGGGCAAGGTGCTGCCGTTCGTGGTGTTCGATGCCCACGGCCAGATCGTTGGCACCACCCGCTACTACGATCTGCAAGCGGACGTGCCGCGGCTGAGCATCGGCTACACCTGGTATGACGAGTCGGTGCAGCGCACCGGGGTCAACACCGAAACCAAGCTGATGCTGCTCAGCCATGCCTTCGAGCGGCTGGAATGCCTGAGCGTGGTGTTTGAAACCAGCTGGTTCAACTTCACCTCGCGCACCGCGATCGCGCGCCTGGGCGCCAAGCAGGATGGCGTGCTGCGCAATCACAAGCGGCATGCCGACGGCACGCCGCGCGACACCGTCATCTTCTCCATCATCGACGCGGAATGGCAGGGCGTGAAACGCCACCTGCAGCACCGCCTGGACAGTCACGCATGA
- a CDS encoding argininosuccinate synthase, with the protein MSNKDVVLAFSGGLDTSFCVPYLQERGYNVHTVFADTGGVDDEERDFIEKRAAELGVTSHQTVDGGPAIWSGFVKPFVWAGEGYQGQYPLLVSDRYLIVDAALKRAAELGTNIIAHGCTGMGNDQVRFDLAVKALGDYQIIAPIREIQKEHTQTRAYEQKYLEERGFGVRAKQQAYTINENLLGLTMSGGEIDRWEAPGEGARGWCAPRAEWPEAPLTVTLKFVEGEAVELNGKALPGEQILAQLNKLFAPYGVGRGVYTGDTVIGLKGRIVFEAPGLVSLLAAHRALEDAVLTKQQNRFKPDVARKWVELVYEGFYHDPLKTDIEAFLKSSQAKVNGEVVLETRGGRVDAVAVKSPHLLNTKGATYAQSADWGVEEAEGFIKLFGMSSTLFAQVNR; encoded by the coding sequence ATGAGCAACAAAGACGTCGTTCTCGCCTTCTCCGGCGGCCTTGATACCAGCTTCTGCGTGCCGTACCTGCAGGAGCGCGGCTACAACGTGCATACCGTGTTCGCTGATACCGGCGGCGTGGATGACGAAGAACGCGATTTCATCGAGAAGCGTGCTGCCGAGCTGGGTGTCACCAGCCACCAGACCGTCGATGGCGGTCCGGCCATCTGGTCGGGCTTCGTCAAGCCGTTCGTGTGGGCCGGTGAAGGCTACCAGGGCCAGTACCCGCTGCTGGTGTCGGACCGTTACCTGATCGTCGATGCCGCGCTCAAGCGCGCCGCCGAACTGGGCACCAACATCATCGCCCACGGCTGCACCGGCATGGGCAACGACCAGGTGCGTTTCGACCTGGCAGTGAAGGCCCTGGGTGACTACCAGATCATCGCGCCGATCCGCGAGATCCAGAAGGAACACACCCAGACCCGCGCCTACGAGCAGAAGTACCTGGAAGAGCGTGGCTTCGGCGTGCGCGCCAAGCAGCAGGCCTACACGATCAACGAGAACCTGCTGGGCCTGACCATGTCCGGCGGCGAGATCGATCGCTGGGAAGCACCGGGCGAGGGCGCGCGTGGCTGGTGCGCGCCACGCGCCGAGTGGCCGGAAGCACCGCTGACCGTCACCTTGAAGTTCGTCGAAGGCGAAGCCGTCGAGCTCAACGGCAAGGCGCTGCCGGGCGAGCAGATCCTGGCCCAGCTCAACAAGCTGTTCGCTCCGTACGGCGTCGGCCGTGGCGTGTACACCGGCGACACCGTGATCGGCCTGAAGGGTCGCATCGTGTTCGAGGCACCGGGCCTGGTCTCGCTGCTGGCCGCGCACCGCGCGCTGGAAGATGCGGTGCTGACCAAGCAGCAGAACCGCTTCAAGCCGGACGTGGCGCGCAAGTGGGTGGAGCTGGTGTACGAAGGCTTCTACCACGACCCGCTGAAGACCGACATCGAAGCGTTCCTGAAGTCCTCGCAGGCCAAGGTCAACGGTGAAGTGGTGCTGGAAACCCGTGGTGGCCGCGTCGACGCGGTGGCGGTGAAGTCGCCGCACCTGCTCAACACCAAGGGTGCCACCTACGCGCAGTCGGCCGACTGGGGCGTGGAGGAGGCTGAAGGCTTCATCAAGCTGTTCGGCATGAGCTCAACGCTCTTTGCTCAAGTCAACCGCTGA